The Nocardioides sp. S-1144 genome includes a region encoding these proteins:
- a CDS encoding bifunctional nuclease family protein, giving the protein MREVDVMGVRVEMPSNQPIVLLREVTGERYLPIWIGAVEATAIAFAQQGVVPPRPLTHDLFKDVLEATGNSLAEVRITDVKDGVFFATLVFGSGVEVSARPSDSIALALRTGTKIVCAEDVLDEAGLAVPAEQEDEVEKFREFLDHVTPEDFEADR; this is encoded by the coding sequence GTGCGCGAGGTCGATGTCATGGGAGTCCGGGTCGAGATGCCCTCGAACCAACCGATCGTCCTGCTCCGGGAGGTGACGGGCGAGCGCTACCTGCCCATCTGGATCGGCGCCGTCGAGGCCACCGCGATCGCGTTCGCGCAGCAGGGCGTCGTCCCGCCGCGCCCGCTCACCCACGACCTGTTCAAGGACGTGCTGGAGGCGACCGGCAACTCGCTGGCCGAGGTCCGGATCACCGACGTCAAGGACGGCGTCTTCTTCGCCACCCTGGTCTTCGGCTCCGGCGTCGAGGTCAGCGCGCGCCCCTCCGACTCCATCGCCCTGGCCCTGCGCACCGGCACCAAGATCGTCTGCGCCGAGGACGTCCTCGACGAGGCCGGCCTGGCGGTCCCGGCCGAGCAGGAGGACGAGGTCGAGAAGTTCCGGGAGTTCCTCGACCACGTCACGCCCGAGGACTTCGAGGCCGACCGCTGA
- the ftsR gene encoding transcriptional regulator FtsR, translating into MPSAISGGDPAGGSRSDPRSSGRLNIGQVLDLLRADFPTITIPKIRFLESEGHIKPERTPSGYRKFSEDDVARLRYVLTMQRDHYLPHKVIREHLDAIDRGLEPPPIDPVVPTVPTVALASDGTPSAESFARRDQLRLSRRELVKVAEIDEAMLDELEQFGLVAPRTGTHHYDTDALVIARTARELAAFGLEPRHLRAFRAAADREVGMVQQVVAPIRGGRDAGARDRADAAVNEIAALSVRLHATLVKAGLKRS; encoded by the coding sequence GTGCCCAGCGCGATCTCGGGAGGTGACCCGGCCGGTGGGTCCCGCAGCGACCCCCGGTCCTCGGGCCGGCTGAACATCGGCCAGGTCCTCGACCTGCTGCGCGCGGACTTCCCGACCATCACCATCCCCAAGATCCGCTTCCTCGAGTCCGAAGGACACATCAAGCCCGAGCGCACGCCGTCGGGCTACCGCAAGTTCAGCGAGGACGACGTCGCCCGGCTGCGGTACGTCCTCACGATGCAGCGCGACCACTACCTGCCGCACAAGGTGATCCGCGAGCACCTCGACGCGATCGACCGGGGCCTGGAGCCGCCGCCGATCGACCCGGTCGTGCCGACGGTCCCGACCGTGGCGCTCGCCAGCGACGGCACGCCGTCCGCGGAGTCCTTCGCGCGGCGCGACCAGCTGCGGCTCTCGCGGCGCGAGCTGGTCAAGGTCGCCGAGATCGACGAGGCGATGCTCGACGAGCTCGAGCAGTTCGGCCTGGTCGCCCCGCGCACCGGCACCCACCACTACGACACCGACGCGCTCGTCATCGCCCGCACCGCCCGCGAGCTCGCGGCGTTCGGCCTCGAGCCGCGCCACCTGCGGGCCTTCCGCGCCGCCGCCGACCGCGAGGTCGGCATGGTCCAGCAGGTCGTCGCCCCGATCCGCGGGGGCCGCGACGCCGGCGCCCGGGACCGGGCCGACGCCGCCGTCAACGAGATCGCGGCGCTCTCGGTGCGCCTGCACGCCACCCTGGTCAAGGCCGGGCTCAAGCGCTCCTGA
- a CDS encoding FHA domain-containing protein has translation MPFCTNCGRQNPDDARFCAQCGTRLLALDPNLPTAASGEPIGESTATIQIGTGVEKSETSDRALNPVDAAAVDALPLGHALLVVQKGPGAGSRFLLDSDVVNAGRHPDSEIFLDDVTVSRHHAVFDREGDSFTVADAGSLNGTYVNRDRIEKVLLSDGDEVQIGKYRLVFFSGHEAL, from the coding sequence ATGCCGTTCTGCACCAACTGTGGCAGGCAGAATCCCGACGACGCTCGGTTCTGCGCCCAGTGCGGCACCCGGCTGCTCGCCCTCGACCCGAACCTCCCGACCGCGGCGAGCGGCGAGCCGATCGGTGAGTCCACCGCGACCATCCAGATCGGCACGGGCGTCGAGAAGTCCGAGACCTCCGACCGCGCGCTGAACCCGGTCGACGCGGCCGCGGTCGACGCGCTCCCGCTGGGCCACGCCCTGCTCGTGGTCCAGAAGGGCCCCGGCGCCGGCAGCCGGTTCCTCCTCGACTCCGACGTCGTGAACGCCGGCCGGCACCCCGACAGCGAGATCTTCCTCGACGACGTCACCGTCTCGCGCCACCACGCGGTCTTCGACCGGGAGGGCGACTCCTTCACCGTGGCCGACGCCGGCAGCCTCAACGGCACCTACGTCAACCGCGACCGGATCGAGAAGGTGCTGCTCTCGGACGGCGACGAGGTCCAGATCGGCAAGTACCGACTGGTCTTCTTCTCCGGCCACGAGGCGCTCTGA